The following proteins are co-located in the Nerophis ophidion isolate RoL-2023_Sa linkage group LG04, RoL_Noph_v1.0, whole genome shotgun sequence genome:
- the plac8l1 gene encoding PLAC8-like protein 1 translates to MMEPTVVTHQPSFLGSRFKEKEDGGLPAGSSANERSNGAPFASVVALTQPGLGVTTTTITTITQTGGTWSTGLLDVDADPSTCVAGAVAPCCLDLSLAHQYGETLCLPLLPGSTVAMRVALRERYKIQGNICDDWTAVCCCYSLALCQMVRESKRRATRRTYHVSTALQSS, encoded by the exons ATGATGGAGCCCACCGTGGTCACACACCA ACCCTCTTTTTTAGGGTCCAGGTTTAAAGAGAAAGAAGACGGAGGCCTCCCTGCAGGAAGTAGCGCTAATGAGAGATCAAACGGCGCCCCTTTTGCGAGCGTAGTCGCACTGACGCAACCCGGTCTGGGCGTCACCACGACAACCATTACCACCATCACACAGACGGGGGGCACCTGGAGCACTGGCCTGCTCGACGTTGATGCGGACCCAAGCACAT GTGTCGCCGGCGCTGTGGCGCCGTGCTGTTTGGACCTGAGTCTAGCACATCAGTACGGCGAGACTCTTTGCTTGCCTCTTCTTCCCGGATCCACTGTTGCTATGAGGGTCGCACTCAGGGAGCGGTACAAGATACAA GGCAACATATGTGACGACTGGACCGCCGTATGTTGCTGCTACTCCCTGGCCCTGTGTCAGATGGTGCGAGAGAGCAAGCGACGCGCGACGAGGCGGACGTATCACGTGTCCACCGCGCTGCAGTCCTCCTGA